A portion of the Methanomicrobiales archaeon genome contains these proteins:
- a CDS encoding acetate--CoA ligase family protein, with protein sequence MARRLLSEAEGYELLRENGVPVPAHAIVQNEEDAAAFADSIGYPVVMKVVSPQIVHKTDAGGVVLEIRNQQEARQAYRSVIENVTEYDPRAEIRGVMVEKQLPPGLEVIIGGRTDPTFGKVITFGLGGVFVELLRDIAMRVLPIDREDAERMVREIRGYHLIAGFRGRGMDEEALIEQILNVGNLFCNDHRIVEFDINPMILYERGASAVDARIYMEDWGAAALERREPLPFSPEVFYADSIAVVGASSDPRKIGYAVFRNLLNYPGRLYAVNPKRTEILGHRTYGSLGAIPGDIDMVVIAVPAPAVPQVLEESGRKGAKLAVIVSAGFRETGERGRVEEERLLEIARTYGIRIVGPNSLGIMLPHRGINTTFDPVSAQPGYIGFVSQSGAIITTVVDWSITEGIGFSAVVSVGNQTDLSFVDYLKFLEQDENTRAIILYIEEIRNGREFMETVAGISRKKPIIALKAGSSTKGREAAISHTGSLAGSYEVYMAAFRQTGVIPAFSLREAFNMAEVIAAEGYPGGRRAVIVTGAGGFAVLGSDYAERFGIDLAVLPPHMMEELNCVLPSTWSHANPLDIVGDAGADRYARVFDVLIRHQDLWDIACIIAGPTSVLDPRLLAHEIERLQKRTDRMVVGCLLGGEHMKGGLRLLREKGIPNFTELEDAFKAIGRILAGMKVLGPPAREAPPPEPAAAEGARVAAASEQE encoded by the coding sequence ATGGCCAGAAGACTGTTATCTGAAGCGGAAGGATACGAACTGTTACGGGAGAACGGGGTTCCCGTCCCGGCTCATGCGATCGTGCAGAACGAAGAGGACGCAGCTGCGTTCGCGGACAGTATCGGCTATCCCGTCGTCATGAAGGTGGTCTCCCCCCAGATCGTCCACAAGACAGACGCCGGCGGCGTGGTGCTGGAGATCCGGAACCAGCAGGAGGCGCGGCAGGCGTACCGTTCTGTCATCGAGAACGTCACGGAGTACGATCCCCGAGCGGAGATCCGCGGGGTGATGGTGGAGAAACAGCTGCCGCCAGGGCTGGAGGTGATCATCGGCGGGAGGACCGATCCCACCTTCGGCAAAGTGATCACCTTCGGTCTCGGGGGCGTGTTCGTGGAACTTCTCCGTGATATCGCCATGCGGGTGCTTCCCATCGATCGGGAGGATGCGGAGAGGATGGTCCGCGAGATCCGCGGCTATCATTTGATCGCTGGATTCCGGGGGCGTGGCATGGACGAGGAGGCGTTGATCGAGCAGATCCTGAACGTCGGGAATCTCTTCTGCAACGACCATCGGATCGTGGAGTTCGACATCAACCCGATGATCCTTTACGAACGGGGGGCGTCTGCCGTGGACGCGCGAATATACATGGAGGATTGGGGTGCCGCGGCGCTGGAGAGGCGGGAGCCCCTGCCATTCTCTCCCGAGGTCTTCTACGCGGACTCGATCGCGGTCGTCGGTGCCTCCTCGGACCCACGGAAGATCGGGTATGCCGTCTTTCGGAACCTGCTCAATTATCCCGGGCGGCTCTATGCGGTGAACCCGAAACGAACGGAGATCCTTGGCCACAGGACATACGGATCCCTCGGCGCCATCCCGGGGGATATCGATATGGTCGTGATTGCGGTGCCTGCCCCCGCGGTGCCCCAGGTGCTGGAGGAGAGCGGGAGAAAGGGTGCGAAACTGGCGGTTATCGTCTCGGCGGGCTTCCGGGAGACGGGAGAGAGGGGAAGGGTAGAAGAGGAGAGACTGCTTGAGATCGCCCGCACGTACGGCATTCGGATCGTCGGCCCGAACAGCCTGGGGATCATGCTTCCGCACCGGGGGATCAATACCACGTTTGATCCCGTATCCGCGCAGCCCGGTTACATCGGATTTGTCTCCCAGAGCGGCGCGATCATCACGACCGTGGTGGACTGGAGTATCACGGAAGGCATCGGATTCTCCGCCGTCGTGAGCGTCGGCAATCAGACGGACCTGAGCTTCGTCGATTACCTGAAGTTCCTCGAGCAGGACGAGAACACCCGGGCGATCATCCTGTATATTGAGGAGATCCGCAACGGCCGTGAGTTCATGGAAACCGTGGCCGGGATTTCGAGGAAGAAGCCGATCATCGCCCTGAAGGCAGGCTCTTCGACGAAAGGCAGAGAAGCCGCCATATCCCATACTGGTTCCCTCGCAGGGAGCTACGAGGTCTACATGGCTGCGTTCCGGCAGACCGGCGTGATCCCGGCATTCTCGCTCCGCGAGGCCTTCAACATGGCAGAGGTGATCGCGGCTGAGGGATATCCCGGCGGCCGCAGGGCAGTCATCGTCACCGGAGCGGGAGGGTTCGCCGTTCTCGGCTCCGACTACGCGGAGAGGTTCGGTATCGACCTGGCAGTGCTGCCGCCCCACATGATGGAGGAGTTGAACTGCGTCCTGCCCTCCACCTGGAGCCATGCCAATCCTCTGGATATCGTAGGGGATGCCGGTGCCGACCGGTATGCGCGGGTGTTCGACGTGCTGATCCGTCATCAGGATCTCTGGGACATCGCCTGCATCATCGCCGGGCCTACGTCCGTCCTGGACCCCCGCCTCCTCGCCCACGAGATCGAGCGGCTCCAGAAGCGCACGGACCGGATGGTCGTGGGATGCCTGCTGGGGGGAGAGCATATGAAGGGGGGGTTACGGCTGCTCCGCGAGAAGGGCATTCCGAACTTCACCGAACTTGAGGATGCTTTCAAAGCGATAGGGCGGATCCTGGCGGGCATGAAGGTTCTGGGGCCGCCGGCGAGGGAAGCTCCGCCCCCGGAGCCTGCGGCTGCAGAAGGGGCCCGGGTGGCGGCGGCATCGGAGCAGGAGTGA
- a CDS encoding MBL fold metallo-hydrolase, which translates to MIFEKIVSEGLAHNSYFIGSGGSAAVIDPRRDCEVYMQLAEQYGVDITHIFETHRNEDYLIGSVPLAEKVKAEIYHSDRTEFAYGQSVREGDTFRIGSLELEILETPGHTPESISIIVRDHEVSGEPYLVFTGDALFAGEVGRTDLVKGRQEEMAKLLAESIFDKLLKLDDGVLVFPAHGAGSACGGHIADHPHTTIGYEKRTNPRLRKGREAFIREKSREILYFPPYFSKVEALNLIGPAGCGRPYLEPLSIQDVHECRRKGAQVLDIRSPTAFAGGHLPGSIHIWREGLTSYMGYLLNYEDPIVLVHDYQDLESVAADFIRMGYDNVAGYLGPKYSAWFTAAQEIETTRTWSVQDLHERLSNPTLFILDVRDIRNRRSIGHIPGSRHIFVGHLADHLGEVPRDRTVVVYCDSGFKGSLGASILQKHGYEHVVNLLGGATAWVNAGYPVEKE; encoded by the coding sequence ATGATATTCGAGAAGATCGTCTCCGAGGGCCTGGCACACAACTCCTACTTTATCGGCTCCGGCGGCAGTGCCGCAGTCATCGATCCCCGCAGGGACTGCGAGGTCTACATGCAGCTCGCAGAACAGTACGGGGTTGACATCACCCACATCTTCGAGACTCACCGCAATGAGGACTACCTCATCGGATCCGTGCCGCTCGCTGAAAAGGTGAAGGCGGAGATCTACCACAGCGACAGGACCGAGTTCGCATACGGGCAGAGCGTGCGGGAGGGCGATACGTTCCGCATCGGTTCTCTGGAGCTGGAGATCTTGGAGACCCCTGGGCACACCCCGGAGAGCATCTCCATCATCGTCCGCGACCATGAAGTCTCTGGGGAACCATACCTCGTCTTCACGGGAGACGCGCTCTTCGCGGGCGAAGTGGGGAGAACGGATCTGGTGAAGGGACGACAGGAGGAGATGGCGAAGCTGCTCGCGGAGAGCATCTTCGACAAGCTGCTGAAGCTGGACGACGGAGTGCTTGTTTTCCCCGCCCACGGTGCGGGTTCCGCGTGCGGCGGCCATATCGCAGACCATCCGCATACCACCATCGGATACGAGAAGAGGACAAACCCGCGTTTGAGGAAGGGGAGAGAGGCGTTCATCCGGGAGAAAAGTCGCGAGATACTCTACTTCCCTCCCTATTTTTCGAAGGTGGAGGCATTGAACCTGATCGGCCCTGCAGGCTGCGGCCGCCCGTATCTCGAACCCCTCTCCATCCAGGACGTGCATGAGTGCCGTCGAAAAGGAGCCCAGGTCCTGGACATCCGCTCCCCCACCGCATTTGCCGGTGGCCACCTGCCCGGCAGCATCCACATCTGGCGGGAGGGCCTGACCTCCTACATGGGATACCTGCTGAACTACGAGGATCCTATCGTCCTCGTCCATGACTACCAGGATCTGGAGAGCGTCGCTGCCGACTTCATCCGGATGGGCTACGATAATGTGGCCGGATATCTCGGTCCTAAATACTCCGCCTGGTTCACGGCAGCGCAGGAGATCGAGACCACCCGCACATGGTCGGTCCAGGATCTCCACGAACGGCTCTCCAATCCGACGCTGTTCATCCTGGATGTGCGGGACATCAGGAACCGCCGGAGCATCGGGCATATCCCGGGCTCCCGCCACATTTTCGTCGGTCACCTGGCCGACCACCTGGGCGAGGTCCCGAGGGACAGGACGGTCGTGGTCTACTGCGACTCGGGGTTCAAGGGGAGCCTGGGAGCCAGCATCCTCCAGAAGCACGGCTATGAGCACGTCGTGAACCTCCTCGGCGGCGCCACCGCCTGGGTGAATGCAGGGTATCCGGTCGAGAAGGAGTAA
- the uvsE gene encoding UV DNA damage repair endonuclease UvsE, whose translation MVLRGSIAKGGWIVRIGYPCINRSIGCRAGSTFRLASYSEERLERAVRNNLECLYRILEFNVENGILFFRITSDLIPFASHPDCRSPWQRRFADAFSCIAEFIRRHRIRISMHPDQFVLLNSMNTAVQERSKRGLAYHAQVLEALELPTDAKVQLHLGGVYGDRRRSIERFIRRYEALPDQIRSRLVIENDDRLYTLADCVSVHDRTGVPVLLDVFHHRVNGSGESCGEAVRLAGATWAAEDGVPMVDYSSQQAGRRAGVHAESIDLADFRRFLAVSRPVDIDIMLEIKDKERSAIQAVEAAASDPRFIRVSTSSVT comes from the coding sequence ATGGTATTAAGAGGGAGTATCGCAAAGGGGGGATGGATCGTGCGGATCGGGTATCCCTGCATCAACAGGAGCATCGGATGCCGGGCAGGATCGACGTTTCGCCTGGCATCGTACTCGGAGGAGAGGCTGGAACGGGCTGTCCGGAACAACCTCGAATGCCTGTACCGAATACTGGAGTTCAACGTGGAGAACGGCATCCTCTTCTTCCGGATCACCTCTGATCTGATACCCTTCGCTTCCCACCCCGACTGCCGATCTCCCTGGCAGAGGCGATTCGCCGATGCATTCTCCTGTATCGCGGAGTTCATCCGTCGGCACCGCATCCGCATCTCCATGCACCCGGACCAGTTCGTTCTGCTGAACTCGATGAATACCGCCGTTCAGGAGAGGAGCAAGAGGGGACTCGCATATCATGCGCAGGTGCTCGAAGCGCTGGAGCTCCCTACGGACGCCAAGGTGCAGCTGCATCTCGGAGGCGTCTACGGAGACAGGCGAAGGAGCATCGAGAGGTTCATCAGGCGGTATGAAGCCCTCCCGGATCAGATCCGCTCCCGCCTCGTGATAGAGAACGACGATCGCCTGTATACGCTCGCCGACTGCGTGAGCGTGCACGACAGGACAGGCGTACCGGTCCTGCTGGATGTATTTCACCACCGCGTGAACGGCTCCGGCGAGAGTTGTGGAGAGGCGGTGCGCTTGGCAGGCGCCACCTGGGCAGCGGAAGACGGCGTTCCCATGGTGGATTACAGCTCGCAGCAGGCGGGGAGACGGGCGGGGGTGCATGCGGAGTCGATCGATCTCGCTGACTTCCGGAGATTCCTTGCGGTATCCCGCCCCGTGGATATCGACATCATGCTGGAGATCAAAGACAAGGAGCGAAGTGCCATCCAGGCGGTGGAGGCGGCAGCTTCGGATCCGCGATTTATACGGGTATCCACGAGCAGCGTTACCTGA
- a CDS encoding superoxide dismutase → MTYQLPPLPYDYSGLEPSISERQLRLHHDKHHQAYVIGANADLERLERSRREGTDIDMKALLKELSFNIGGHILHSLFWENMAPAGGEGGGKPGGILADALNAEFGSFERFKKEFTAATGAEGSAWAALSFDVATRRPVIMQIEKHSNHVYPAYPIILVLDLWEHAYYLDYQNERGKYVDAFWNIVNWGSVEKRLAAIPGIG, encoded by the coding sequence ATGACGTACCAACTGCCGCCTCTGCCATACGACTACAGCGGCCTGGAGCCCTCGATCTCGGAGCGGCAGCTGCGCTTGCACCACGACAAGCACCACCAGGCATACGTAATCGGCGCCAACGCCGACCTGGAGAGGCTGGAACGGTCCCGCCGTGAAGGGACCGATATCGACATGAAGGCACTGTTAAAGGAACTCTCGTTCAATATCGGCGGGCATATCCTCCACTCCCTCTTCTGGGAGAACATGGCGCCCGCTGGCGGGGAGGGGGGCGGCAAGCCCGGTGGAATCCTGGCAGATGCGCTCAATGCGGAGTTCGGTAGCTTCGAGCGGTTTAAAAAGGAGTTCACTGCCGCGACGGGTGCGGAGGGATCCGCCTGGGCGGCGCTGTCCTTCGACGTGGCGACCCGGCGCCCCGTCATCATGCAGATCGAGAAGCACAGCAACCATGTTTACCCCGCATATCCCATCATCCTGGTGCTGGATCTCTGGGAGCATGCCTACTATCTCGATTACCAGAACGAGCGGGGAAAGTATGTGGATGCCTTCTGGAACATCGTGAACTGGGGCTCCGTGGAGAAGAGGCTGGCGGCGATCCCCGGGATCGGGTGA
- a CDS encoding ATP cone domain-containing protein produces the protein MTAKEGEEQERTEAEKPEKHGLAPRAGESPAGSETGEQAGEVPAERVKREIESGGGGEFGRSVRAGWEARGERRTGEQEEAGRAPETVMPGGSPESYTKPWNVEEAQPSQGASEELTVVAEKLRSGGRVSRSEVGSLDTQKTGYEGELQQASEQEGRYGVTGRSGEQLRTGELKAGPGETREGTGIVQEQARTREGLQKIEMGTEEEREKRAREGLQLEKSGGSVGTQSGGREDAEIRRSIRAGEIPAEGGMRLAEGEEPRRQEEYVSPAFQALTGAGERIQILREDGSVEAFNPEKISRALEGAGATSEEAREIARRVESGISTSLTAAELDDQVRAQVRRVNPEIERHWNAYRERFGGR, from the coding sequence ATGACGGCCAAAGAGGGAGAAGAGCAGGAGAGGACAGAGGCGGAGAAGCCGGAGAAGCACGGGCTTGCCCCGCGGGCCGGCGAATCCCCGGCAGGGTCAGAGACGGGGGAGCAGGCGGGAGAGGTTCCTGCGGAGAGGGTGAAGAGAGAGATCGAGAGCGGCGGAGGCGGCGAATTCGGCAGATCCGTCCGGGCAGGCTGGGAGGCCAGGGGCGAACGGCGCACCGGGGAACAGGAAGAGGCCGGGAGGGCTCCTGAGACCGTAATGCCCGGTGGATCCCCCGAAAGCTACACCAAACCCTGGAACGTCGAAGAGGCGCAGCCGTCTCAGGGTGCATCGGAAGAGCTGACGGTCGTGGCGGAGAAGCTGCGCTCGGGCGGGAGAGTGAGCCGGAGCGAAGTTGGCAGTCTCGACACACAGAAGACGGGCTACGAAGGGGAGCTCCAGCAGGCTTCAGAGCAGGAGGGGAGGTACGGCGTCACCGGCAGGAGCGGAGAGCAACTCCGGACCGGGGAGCTGAAGGCGGGTCCCGGGGAGACGCGCGAAGGTACGGGAATCGTGCAGGAACAGGCCCGCACGAGAGAAGGACTCCAGAAAATTGAGATGGGAACAGAGGAGGAGCGGGAGAAGCGAGCCCGCGAGGGACTGCAGCTCGAGAAGAGCGGGGGTTCCGTCGGGACGCAATCGGGCGGCCGGGAGGATGCCGAGATCCGCAGATCCATCCGTGCCGGCGAAATCCCTGCCGAGGGCGGCATGCGGCTGGCCGAAGGGGAGGAGCCCCGTCGGCAGGAGGAGTACGTCTCGCCGGCATTCCAGGCCCTGACCGGTGCGGGAGAGCGAATCCAGATCCTTCGCGAAGACGGGAGCGTGGAGGCGTTCAATCCGGAGAAGATCTCGCGAGCCCTAGAGGGCGCCGGCGCCACCTCCGAGGAAGCCCGGGAGATCGCCCGCCGGGTGGAGAGTGGAATCTCTACCAGCCTGACAGCGGCGGAGCTGGACGATCAGGTGCGAGCGCAGGTCCGCCGGGTGAACCCGGAGATCGAGCGGCACTGGAACGCGTACAGGGAGCGGTTCGGGGGGCGCTGA
- a CDS encoding thioredoxin domain-containing protein, which produces MVTEPQEPGLNRLRHSKSPYLLRHARNPVDWYPWGNEAFSKAKEEDKPIFLSIGYSTCHWCHVMERESFQDPVVARLLNETFVNIKVDREERPDIDQVYMTIARAMTGSGGWPLTILMTPDKLPFYAATYIPKESRHGMVGLRDLVPRIQEIWRNQRETAVNSAREVIETLSRETRPPQEEEIDTSILDDACHALNIRFDRQHGGFSPAPKFPLPHNILFLLRYYNRTFDPNALYMAEKTLQAMRRGGICDQIGFGFHRYATDAAWLVPHFEKMLHDQALLAMAYAECYLVTGREGYADVAREIVHYVLRDMTAPEGGFYSAEDADSEGVEGKFYLWTREEVFSVLAEEEADLFCQRYGIRSNGRGIEQSIPHIVRSLADLAERYRTTEETIAIRLERARKRLFQARERRIPPARDDKILTDWNGLMIAALARTGWILDEPGYLAAAEKAAAFILTTLCRDGELLHRYRDGEASIPGFLDDHAFLVWGLLELYEATFKPAHLESALKVQDAAIARFWDPDRGGFYFTSGDEELPLRRKESHDGAIPSGNAVSLSNLIRLGRLTGDADLEEKALALVRAFAPNIRDSLPSHTHMLSGIDFMLGPSHEVVIAEGRDAGGTRKMLDALRRYFLPRVVVLVRPEGTGPITRIAPFTESMQSSGGQATAYVCVLRACQAPTTDASVLIRTLGVREVHT; this is translated from the coding sequence ATGGTCACAGAGCCGCAGGAGCCGGGGCTGAACCGCCTCCGGCACTCCAAGAGTCCGTATCTCCTCCGGCACGCCCGGAACCCCGTGGACTGGTACCCCTGGGGGAACGAGGCGTTCTCAAAAGCGAAGGAAGAAGATAAACCCATATTCCTCTCCATCGGCTACTCGACCTGCCACTGGTGCCACGTGATGGAACGGGAATCATTCCAGGATCCAGTGGTCGCCCGTCTCCTGAACGAGACCTTCGTCAATATAAAAGTCGACCGGGAAGAACGTCCGGACATCGATCAGGTCTACATGACCATTGCCCGGGCGATGACGGGAAGCGGCGGCTGGCCGCTCACCATCCTGATGACCCCGGATAAACTCCCCTTCTATGCCGCCACCTACATCCCGAAGGAGTCCCGCCACGGGATGGTCGGCCTCCGGGATCTCGTCCCCCGCATCCAGGAGATCTGGCGTAATCAGAGAGAAACGGCGGTGAACTCCGCCCGGGAAGTGATAGAAACCCTCTCCAGGGAGACCCGGCCGCCGCAGGAGGAGGAGATCGATACGTCCATTCTCGACGACGCCTGCCACGCCCTCAACATCCGCTTCGATCGCCAACACGGCGGGTTCTCTCCCGCCCCCAAATTCCCCCTGCCGCACAACATCCTCTTCCTCCTCCGCTATTACAACCGCACCTTCGATCCGAATGCCCTTTACATGGCGGAGAAGACGCTCCAGGCGATGCGTCGTGGAGGGATCTGCGATCAGATCGGGTTCGGTTTTCACCGCTACGCGACCGATGCGGCGTGGCTCGTCCCGCACTTCGAGAAGATGCTCCACGATCAGGCGCTGCTCGCCATGGCCTATGCCGAGTGCTATCTGGTGACGGGCAGGGAGGGCTATGCGGATGTCGCGCGTGAGATCGTCCACTATGTGCTGCGGGATATGACCGCCCCGGAGGGGGGGTTCTACTCTGCCGAGGATGCCGACAGCGAAGGGGTCGAAGGCAAGTTCTACCTCTGGACGCGGGAGGAGGTGTTCAGCGTACTCGCGGAGGAGGAGGCAGACCTCTTCTGCCAGCGTTACGGTATCCGAAGCAATGGCCGTGGGATCGAGCAGAGCATCCCTCATATCGTGCGATCCCTGGCCGACCTGGCCGAACGCTACCGCACAACCGAGGAGACGATTGCCATCCGTCTGGAGCGGGCGCGAAAGCGGCTATTCCAGGCGCGGGAAAGACGCATCCCTCCCGCCCGGGACGACAAGATCCTGACCGACTGGAACGGCCTGATGATCGCGGCTCTTGCAAGGACGGGGTGGATTCTGGACGAACCGGGATACCTGGCTGCTGCCGAGAAGGCTGCTGCCTTCATCCTGACGACGCTCTGCCGGGACGGCGAGCTCCTCCACCGCTACCGCGACGGAGAGGCATCCATTCCGGGTTTCCTGGACGACCATGCCTTCCTCGTATGGGGGCTGCTGGAACTCTACGAGGCGACGTTCAAACCCGCCCACCTCGAAAGTGCTCTGAAGGTGCAGGATGCCGCAATAGCCAGGTTCTGGGATCCGGATCGGGGGGGATTCTACTTCACTTCGGGCGATGAGGAACTGCCCCTCCGCCGCAAGGAGAGCCACGACGGGGCGATCCCCTCCGGCAACGCAGTCTCCCTCTCGAATCTCATCCGTCTCGGTCGCCTGACGGGCGACGCCGATCTGGAGGAGAAGGCTCTCGCCCTCGTGCGGGCGTTTGCGCCGAACATTCGCGACTCCCTGCCCTCGCACACGCACATGCTGAGCGGGATCGACTTCATGTTAGGACCCAGTCATGAGGTGGTGATCGCGGAAGGGCGAGATGCTGGCGGCACCCGGAAGATGCTGGATGCGCTTCGCCGGTACTTCCTTCCCCGTGTGGTCGTGCTGGTCCGCCCCGAAGGCACCGGCCCTATCACCCGGATCGCCCCTTTCACGGAGTCCATGCAGAGTTCGGGGGGTCAGGCGACCGCCTATGTCTGCGTCCTCCGGGCCTGCCAGGCACCCACCACCGACGCCAGCGTCCTGATCCGCACACTTGGTGTGCGGGAGGTGCACACCTAG
- a CDS encoding hemerythrin domain-containing protein, giving the protein MTDNIVEKIQREHDAILSELDGLIEEAGSEQQQSRAEGFLRMERKLQTHMYAEERVFSPLLAGTLQERIEESLDDHNRIRRELREAFAARSLKPGWRAALAELKTLVRFHVENEEVLLNELGDGFSDADLEGMGRRFEAEKQNYLGALAELSHGSGEAV; this is encoded by the coding sequence ATGACAGACAACATCGTCGAGAAGATCCAAAGGGAGCACGATGCAATCCTGTCCGAGCTGGACGGGCTGATTGAGGAAGCGGGTTCGGAACAGCAGCAGTCGAGAGCCGAAGGATTCCTTCGGATGGAACGGAAGCTGCAGACTCACATGTACGCTGAGGAGCGTGTCTTCTCGCCCCTTCTGGCGGGCACGCTGCAGGAGCGGATCGAAGAGTCCCTCGACGATCACAATCGAATCCGCAGGGAACTGCGCGAAGCGTTCGCTGCTCGATCGCTCAAACCCGGATGGAGAGCCGCGCTGGCGGAGTTGAAGACGCTGGTCCGGTTCCATGTCGAGAACGAAGAAGTGCTGCTGAACGAGTTGGGGGATGGATTCAGCGACGCCGATCTCGAAGGGATGGGTCGCCGGTTCGAGGCGGAGAAGCAGAACTACCTCGGAGCGCTGGCAGAACTCTCCCATGGGTCGGGCGAGGCTGTCTAG
- a CDS encoding hemerythrin domain-containing protein, with amino-acid sequence MPRNILDLIIEDHRRVMDALRRLLDQGVTAPPESVIAVQTGATSAVAEQTFAGAAAEILAHLQSEESTLYPRLKPEMRDRIRDAEREHGGIKALLQQLGRPTEGMRAGDERWLEKIGELNRLVRYHIDEEERSILPRARDLIGTETLQEIARDFEEGRQINRHAAGASAAAAESRIG; translated from the coding sequence ATGCCAAGAAACATTCTCGATCTCATCATCGAGGATCACAGGCGTGTGATGGATGCTCTTCGCCGGCTTCTCGACCAGGGAGTCACCGCACCGCCGGAGAGCGTCATCGCCGTGCAGACGGGTGCGACGAGTGCCGTCGCCGAACAGACCTTCGCAGGTGCAGCCGCGGAGATCCTGGCGCACTTGCAGAGCGAGGAGTCGACCCTCTATCCGAGGCTGAAACCGGAGATGAGAGATCGCATACGGGACGCGGAACGGGAGCATGGCGGGATCAAGGCCCTTCTCCAGCAGCTCGGACGCCCCACGGAGGGGATGCGGGCCGGGGATGAACGCTGGCTGGAGAAGATCGGGGAGTTGAACAGGCTCGTCCGCTACCACATCGATGAGGAAGAGAGGAGCATACTGCCCCGTGCCCGGGATCTTATCGGAACGGAGACGCTGCAGGAGATCGCCCGGGATTTCGAGGAGGGCAGGCAGATAAACCGTCATGCAGCAGGCGCCAGCGCTGCTGCAGCCGAATCCCGAATCGGATGA
- a CDS encoding hemerythrin domain-containing protein → MAQNLVDVLIQEHQEVMNGLNSIMERGAPPERGTRNPEFDRVHSMFLQHAHGEEEAFYPRIRDEMPDMVRDALNEHEKVRTQMQELASQWHEESEWKSRLQEVKGNIQHHVEDEEQKIFPRTRDMFSTQELEQMAQQFEGAKQRTPGISAAAPGRAEAAR, encoded by the coding sequence ATGGCGCAGAATCTTGTTGATGTTCTCATCCAGGAACATCAGGAAGTGATGAACGGGCTGAACTCCATCATGGAGAGGGGCGCCCCTCCGGAGCGGGGAACCCGGAACCCGGAGTTTGACCGCGTGCACAGCATGTTCCTCCAGCATGCGCACGGCGAAGAGGAGGCGTTCTATCCCCGGATACGGGACGAAATGCCAGATATGGTTCGGGATGCCCTCAACGAGCACGAGAAGGTGCGGACCCAGATGCAGGAGCTCGCCAGCCAGTGGCACGAAGAGAGCGAGTGGAAGTCCCGCCTTCAGGAAGTAAAGGGGAATATCCAGCACCATGTGGAAGACGAGGAGCAGAAGATCTTCCCCAGAACCAGGGATATGTTCAGCACGCAGGAACTGGAGCAGATGGCCCAGCAGTTCGAGGGAGCCAAGCAGCGGACTCCAGGAATTTCAGCGGCAGCGCCCGGGAGGGCTGAAGCCGCCCGATAA
- the hxlB gene encoding 6-phospho-3-hexuloisomerase, producing MITHRVQDTMRLMASLIRSFADSISDDEVDAFVDELMKANRIFVMGAGRSGLVAKAFAMRLMHLGFQSFVVGETITPALRPGDVMVVFSSSGETKTVADLAETAKGIGGRICLITSRRDSRIGRISDCIVTIESHRDRDLEESGEYEIRQMLGEHKSFAPLGTLFETASMVFADAVISRLMEITKTEPSAMKARHATLE from the coding sequence ATGATAACGCACCGTGTGCAGGATACCATGAGACTGATGGCCTCTCTGATACGCTCCTTCGCCGATTCCATATCGGATGACGAGGTAGATGCCTTCGTCGACGAGCTGATGAAGGCAAACCGCATCTTTGTCATGGGAGCGGGTCGATCGGGACTGGTCGCCAAGGCCTTTGCCATGCGGCTGATGCATCTCGGTTTCCAGTCCTTCGTGGTAGGGGAGACGATCACCCCCGCGCTCCGTCCGGGGGATGTGATGGTCGTCTTCTCCTCATCGGGTGAGACAAAGACCGTTGCCGACCTCGCCGAGACCGCCAAAGGTATCGGGGGGCGTATCTGTCTGATCACCTCGCGGAGAGACTCCCGTATCGGGCGCATATCCGACTGCATCGTCACGATCGAGAGCCACCGAGATCGCGACCTGGAGGAGTCCGGCGAGTACGAGATCCGCCAGATGCTGGGCGAGCACAAATCGTTCGCACCTCTCGGCACGCTCTTTGAGACGGCATCCATGGTCTTCGCCGATGCGGTGATCTCGCGCCTGATGGAGATCACAAAGACCGAGCCCAGCGC